One stretch of Candidatus Nitrosotenuis cloacae DNA includes these proteins:
- a CDS encoding 50S ribosomal protein L44e: MNVPKEMNRYCPKCKTHTLQKVALYKAGKRRGSAIGERRHEEDKKGYGGQKFPKLAKPAKTTKKQTLIFTCPQCKKKTNKHGIRLRKLELVA, encoded by the coding sequence ATGAACGTACCCAAGGAAATGAACAGGTATTGTCCCAAGTGCAAGACTCACACACTACAAAAAGTAGCACTCTACAAGGCAGGCAAAAGACGTGGCTCTGCAATAGGTGAGCGAAGACACGAAGAGGACAAAAAGGGGTACGGAGGGCAAAAATTCCCAAAGCTTGCCAAGCCCGCAAAGACTACAAAAAAGCAGACTCTAATATTCACATGTCCTCAATGCAAGAAAAAGACAAATAAACACGGAATCAGGCTACGCAAACTGGAGTTAGTTGCATAA
- a CDS encoding ROK family protein, translating into MYRIGIDLGGTKIEGICLDENLKVIQRKRIPTNQQNGYSSVVKSIVSLIADVAKDIDKYTVGICTPGAISKKTGLIKNSNTQCLIGMPLKEDLEKSLGKNITLENDANCFAMAEAKMGVGIDHGVVFGVIMGTGVGGGIIFDGKIYRGRTNIAGEWGHHTLHQNGNRCYCGKLGCVETYISGPALEKRWFELTNKNETLPTIIQNSTHKNYQEWKKEFLDNFGTSLANVIDILDPDAVVLGGGVSNVDFLYTEGRQSVYDKMFSDLMDTPILKNKLGDSAGVFGAALLE; encoded by the coding sequence GTGTACAGAATCGGAATTGATCTGGGTGGAACAAAAATTGAAGGCATATGCCTTGATGAAAATCTAAAAGTAATCCAAAGAAAGAGAATCCCAACAAATCAACAAAATGGCTATTCTAGTGTGGTCAAATCAATTGTTTCACTAATAGCTGATGTTGCAAAAGACATAGACAAGTATACCGTTGGAATATGCACGCCAGGTGCAATCTCAAAGAAAACCGGATTGATCAAAAACAGTAACACACAGTGTTTGATTGGAATGCCGCTAAAAGAAGACCTTGAGAAATCACTCGGCAAAAACATTACACTGGAAAACGATGCAAACTGTTTTGCAATGGCAGAGGCCAAAATGGGTGTAGGAATAGATCATGGTGTAGTGTTTGGTGTTATAATGGGCACGGGTGTTGGTGGTGGCATAATATTTGATGGCAAAATTTATCGAGGCAGAACAAACATTGCGGGAGAATGGGGACATCATACCTTACATCAAAATGGGAATCGATGCTACTGTGGAAAGCTTGGATGTGTTGAGACCTATATCAGCGGTCCGGCGCTAGAGAAAAGATGGTTTGAGCTAACCAACAAAAATGAAACTTTACCCACAATAATCCAAAATTCAACTCACAAAAACTATCAAGAATGGAAAAAAGAGTTTCTTGATAATTTTGGAACTAGTCTTGCAAATGTGATTGATATTTTAGATCCAGATGCTGTAGTTCTTGGAGGCGGTGTATCTAATGTTGATTTTCTTTACACCGAGGGCAGGCAATCAGTATATGATAAGATGTTTAGTGATTTGATGGATACTCCAATTTTGAAAAATAAACTCGGTGACTCTGCAGGAGTTTTTGGAGCAGCATTGTTAGAATAA
- a CDS encoding 30S ribosomal protein S27e: protein MKRSHILVPKPKSKFQKVQCKECSAENILYSHVTTTVTCKSCGNVIAEPTGSIAKIHGTVLGILE, encoded by the coding sequence ATGAAACGATCACACATATTGGTTCCAAAGCCAAAGAGCAAATTCCAAAAAGTCCAGTGCAAGGAATGCAGTGCAGAAAACATCCTGTACTCACATGTCACCACAACAGTAACATGCAAATCCTGCGGAAACGTAATCGCAGAACCAACAGGTTCAATTGCAAAGATTCACGGAACAGTTCTAGGAATTCTTGAATAA
- the cobS gene encoding adenosylcobinamide-GDP ribazoletransferase, producing MFRQAGSVFSFLTIIPTGSSDLQSVAKHMYLFPVIGIAIGLLLGAMGWGLSIFLEPLVVGLLVTAGLVLITGIHHTDGLSDFADGLMVRGTKEKKLEVMRDPKVGSAGIIGIVLYVAAVIIALSFMKGFELFHAILIGEVIAKFCMVLSASIGPSAWPGSNSTFIESMKDKKKLTLAIMITIGVIAIFQNYVGFVALGVGIAVTLVVVGVSRRSFGGISGDIMGAINELSRVSSFLVFASV from the coding sequence ATGTTTAGGCAGGCAGGATCCGTGTTTTCATTTCTTACCATAATTCCTACTGGAAGCTCGGATCTGCAATCGGTTGCAAAACACATGTATCTTTTTCCAGTAATTGGAATTGCAATAGGACTCTTGCTTGGCGCAATGGGCTGGGGCCTATCGATATTTTTGGAGCCTCTAGTTGTCGGACTGCTAGTCACTGCAGGCCTGGTCCTTATTACTGGAATTCATCATACCGATGGCCTGTCTGATTTTGCAGACGGTCTGATGGTAAGGGGAACCAAGGAAAAAAAACTAGAGGTGATGCGGGATCCAAAGGTCGGCTCTGCCGGAATTATTGGTATTGTATTGTATGTTGCAGCAGTAATAATTGCACTGTCATTTATGAAAGGCTTTGAGCTGTTTCATGCTATATTGATTGGTGAGGTGATTGCCAAGTTCTGCATGGTTTTATCTGCTAGTATCGGACCTTCTGCATGGCCTGGCTCTAATTCCACATTTATTGAATCCATGAAGGACAAAAAGAAGCTAACACTTGCTATTATGATTACAATAGGTGTAATTGCCATTTTCCAAAATTATGTGGGATTTGTAGCGCTTGGTGTAGGAATTGCTGTTACCTTGGTTGTGGTAGGTGTTTCCAGGCGTAGTTTTGGCGGAATCTCTGGTGATATAATGGGCGCAATAAACGAGTTATCCCGCGTTTCGTCATTTCTTGTGTTTGCATCGGTATGA
- a CDS encoding cobalamin biosynthesis protein: MIPVLIVVGAILLDLAFGDPRSKYHPTAWVGTLVARFLPFARSQNPTMEKMGGMIVTIAISGVVAALLYYFEFFTLHFTDVISVMAFGIISIILLKTTIAIRGLEQHGKMVMESLSRDNLDEARDRLSMLVKRNTKQLDKNHVVSGVLETTSENIVDGVTGPLFYFGLFGLPGAFVYRTINTIDSMAGYKNTIFANIGWFGANSDKVLNYVPARITGYVMVLAAFLVGADWKGALYTMKSDGKKTSSPNAGIPMAAMAGALGTRFEKLDHYTLGNGTIEPDQTHYKSAILLMKTTCVLFCGLVTIPLIILLSYVGWWIHV; the protein is encoded by the coding sequence ATGATTCCTGTTTTGATAGTAGTTGGCGCAATACTGCTTGATTTGGCATTTGGCGATCCAAGATCGAAATATCACCCAACTGCCTGGGTTGGTACGCTGGTTGCAAGATTTCTTCCGTTTGCAAGATCACAAAACCCCACAATGGAGAAAATGGGCGGAATGATCGTTACCATTGCAATTTCTGGCGTGGTTGCCGCCTTGCTGTATTATTTTGAATTTTTCACCTTACATTTTACCGATGTGATATCTGTGATGGCTTTTGGTATAATCAGTATAATATTACTAAAGACAACAATTGCGATTCGCGGACTTGAACAGCACGGAAAGATGGTAATGGAATCACTATCTCGGGATAATCTAGATGAAGCGCGAGACCGACTATCTATGCTGGTAAAACGAAACACCAAACAACTAGACAAAAACCACGTGGTCTCGGGAGTATTGGAGACCACAAGCGAAAATATTGTTGATGGTGTTACGGGTCCTCTGTTTTATTTTGGATTGTTTGGATTGCCAGGCGCATTCGTATACAGAACGATAAACACGATTGATTCCATGGCCGGCTACAAAAATACCATATTTGCGAACATTGGCTGGTTTGGCGCAAATTCAGACAAGGTCCTAAACTATGTTCCGGCAAGAATCACGGGTTATGTGATGGTGCTAGCCGCATTTCTAGTTGGCGCCGACTGGAAAGGTGCATTATACACTATGAAAAGTGATGGAAAAAAGACGTCCAGCCCAAATGCCGGAATCCCAATGGCCGCAATGGCAGGCGCACTAGGAACTAGGTTTGAAAAACTAGATCATTACACCCTGGGAAATGGGACAATCGAACCAGATCAAACCCACTACAAGTCTGCCATTCTACTAATGAAAACGACATGCGTCTTGTTTTGCGGGCTGGTCACAATTCCGCTGATCATACTTTTGAGTTATGTTGGATGGTGGATTCATGTTTAG
- a CDS encoding NTP transferase domain-containing protein, translating into MAGGRGTRMDIPGEKLLLYHKKPLVLHVVDALVSSNCFSSVVTATSPNSPNTEKLLLENQIQTLHTKGTDYVEDLTFALSNFEEPVFVVSGDLPLLDHTIIQDMVSKHQKTSSWQSFVVSKKFLEQQNLNLEYSVLIDDTECYYTGISIVNPKSGTTNETHTILDDKRIAVNLNTRKDYDLFKNS; encoded by the coding sequence ATGGCTGGAGGCCGAGGAACAAGGATGGACATACCTGGCGAAAAGCTTCTACTATACCACAAAAAGCCGCTTGTCTTGCATGTGGTTGATGCACTGGTGAGCTCTAATTGTTTTTCCAGTGTTGTTACAGCAACCAGCCCCAATTCACCAAACACCGAAAAACTCCTCCTGGAAAATCAAATCCAAACACTACACACTAAGGGGACAGACTATGTTGAGGATCTAACATTTGCATTATCAAATTTTGAAGAGCCAGTCTTTGTAGTGTCAGGTGATCTGCCGTTGCTGGATCATACCATAATACAAGATATGGTATCAAAACACCAGAAAACCTCATCCTGGCAAAGCTTTGTTGTGAGCAAAAAATTCCTAGAGCAACAAAATCTCAATCTTGAATATTCTGTATTAATCGATGATACGGAGTGTTATTACACCGGAATCTCTATTGTGAATCCAAAATCTGGTACTACAAATGAAACCCATACAATACTAGATGATAAAAGAATTGCAGTTAATCTAAACACAAGAAAAGATTACGATTTATTCAAGAATTCCTAG
- a CDS encoding cobyric acid synthase: MKSIMIQGTSSGAGKTTLVAALCRILSNQGYSVAPFKSQNMSNYSYKVGFEISQAQAIQAIAARAQISPHMNPILLKPLGNYMSDIVIQGKPYKKMSAKTYYEKFALTKGLKAAMESFAYLKSKYDIIILEGAGSPAEINLQKYDIANMKMAQKTHSPVLLVADIERGGSFASLVGTMSLLSEAHRNLVKGFIINKFRGNAKLLQPGFRILKQITSKSVLGVIPSVDLDLPNEDSLDNKIHLFKKQNQKRLDSQLEKLANIVQKNLDIKSIERLIQ, translated from the coding sequence ATGAAATCAATAATGATCCAGGGAACCTCTTCTGGTGCCGGCAAGACAACGCTTGTGGCAGCCTTGTGCAGAATCCTATCAAATCAGGGCTATAGTGTTGCGCCGTTCAAGTCGCAAAACATGTCCAATTATTCCTACAAGGTCGGCTTTGAGATATCCCAAGCGCAGGCAATCCAGGCAATTGCCGCACGAGCACAAATCAGTCCCCACATGAACCCCATTTTGCTCAAGCCACTTGGCAACTACATGAGTGATATAGTAATTCAGGGCAAGCCCTACAAAAAAATGTCCGCCAAAACATACTATGAGAAATTTGCGCTAACCAAAGGACTCAAAGCAGCAATGGAATCCTTTGCTTACCTCAAATCAAAATACGACATCATCATACTAGAGGGCGCAGGCTCGCCAGCAGAAATAAACCTGCAAAAATATGATATTGCAAACATGAAGATGGCACAAAAGACCCACTCACCAGTGCTGCTTGTCGCGGATATAGAAAGGGGAGGCTCTTTTGCTAGCTTGGTTGGTACCATGTCGCTTCTCTCAGAGGCACACCGGAATCTGGTCAAGGGATTCATCATAAACAAATTCAGAGGCAATGCCAAGCTATTGCAGCCGGGCTTTAGGATTTTAAAGCAAATAACATCTAAATCCGTTCTCGGCGTCATACCTTCAGTTGATCTAGACTTGCCAAACGAGGACTCGCTTGATAATAAAATACACCTATTCAAAAAGCAAAACCAAAAGAGACTGGACTCCCAGCTGGAAAAACTTGCAAATATAGTACAAAAAAATCTTGACATAAAATCAATTGAGAGGCTAATCCAATGA
- the cobD gene encoding threonine-phosphate decarboxylase CobD: MKFAKNIQTHLRAGHGGPYSIKNPNPKILDFSSNVNPLGFPGVVKKSLNLAKVSTYPDHDSTKLKQKLAKYLKISTDYIIVGNGATEIIYDFCRATINRTKVLIVVPTFSEYESASCLCGAKPQFFISMDLQADLEKFMQKIPRNGMVFLCNPNNPTGKLIPKHIILQIIKSAKAKSSIVFVDECFMELAVPQNQSVIDLVPKHDNLFVLRSLTKSFGLAGLRIGYGVGSKALVSVLDRIKIPWSVNGLAQEAGIAALDDVQFLAKTQRLIKKESKFLINSISGIDGFSCHDTDTNFILIKTRQPAKTLQKKLLHQNVLVRDCSNFRGLDNHHIRIAVRTHKENQKLVSALERIQ, from the coding sequence GTGAAGTTTGCCAAAAACATCCAAACTCATCTAAGGGCAGGACACGGCGGGCCATATTCCATTAAAAACCCGAATCCCAAAATATTGGACTTTAGCTCGAACGTGAATCCACTTGGATTTCCAGGCGTGGTAAAAAAATCACTAAATCTTGCCAAAGTCTCCACCTATCCGGACCATGATTCCACCAAGCTAAAACAGAAACTGGCAAAATACCTCAAAATATCCACTGATTATATCATAGTAGGAAATGGGGCAACTGAGATAATCTATGATTTCTGCCGGGCGACCATTAACAGAACCAAAGTATTGATTGTAGTCCCTACATTTTCAGAATACGAATCCGCATCATGTCTTTGTGGCGCAAAGCCGCAATTCTTCATCAGCATGGACTTGCAGGCCGATCTGGAAAAATTCATGCAAAAAATTCCAAGAAATGGTATGGTCTTTTTGTGCAACCCAAACAACCCGACTGGCAAACTCATTCCAAAACATATCATACTGCAAATCATAAAGTCGGCAAAGGCAAAATCCTCAATTGTCTTTGTTGATGAGTGCTTTATGGAGTTGGCCGTGCCTCAAAACCAATCCGTAATAGATCTGGTACCAAAGCATGATAATCTCTTTGTTTTGCGTTCTCTGACCAAGTCGTTTGGTCTGGCAGGATTGCGCATCGGCTATGGAGTGGGAAGCAAAGCCCTAGTCTCAGTTCTGGATAGGATAAAAATTCCTTGGAGTGTAAATGGGTTGGCGCAAGAGGCAGGAATTGCAGCGCTCGATGATGTACAATTTCTTGCAAAAACACAACGATTAATCAAAAAAGAATCCAAGTTTCTCATTAATTCAATATCTGGAATAGATGGTTTTTCCTGTCATGATACTGACACTAATTTCATTTTAATCAAAACAAGGCAGCCAGCCAAAACATTGCAAAAAAAACTACTCCACCAAAACGTTCTGGTCCGTGATTGCAGCAATTTCAGAGGGCTGGATAACCATCACATAAGAATTGCAGTCAGGACACATAAAGAAAACCAAAAGCTTGTCTCAGCACTGGAGCGTATACAATGA
- the thsB gene encoding thermosome subunit beta, with protein MASIQQTPNGPVLVLKESALQQKGRDAQKNNIMAAKLVADLVRTSLGPRGLDKMLVDSIGDVTITNDGATILKEIDVQHPAAKMMVEISKTIDNEVGDGTTSSVVFAGALLEKAEQLLAKDVHSSVIIEGYQAAQEKVMELLSQIAKKVEPTDEESLLKIATTSMQSKLISEDSGILAKLVVDAVLRVAEKKGEKYVVDLDNIKVEKKAGSSIQATELVKGIVLDKEVVHSGMPTKIEKAKIALLNAALEVEKTEMSAEIRITDPTQMQMFLEEENRMLKSMVDKLQRVGANVLICQKGIDDIAQHYLAKYGILSVRRVKESDMTKLAKASGGRITTNLDDMTDKDLGHAELVHQKKVESDKWVFIEGCKNPKSVSILVRGGSQRVVDEVDRSLHDALMVVKDVIEKPAIVAGGGAPEAYLASQLKEWSDNFEGREQLAIRKYAEALEVIPLTIAENAGMDPIDTMATLRARQSNGRKWAGINAKEGKIDDMLSLNIVEPVAVKEQISKSATEAACMILRIDDVIAVSGKK; from the coding sequence ATGGCTTCAATTCAACAAACACCAAACGGTCCGGTTCTAGTATTAAAGGAAAGCGCACTCCAGCAAAAAGGCAGAGACGCTCAGAAAAACAACATCATGGCAGCAAAACTAGTAGCCGATCTGGTAAGAACGAGTCTTGGTCCACGAGGTTTGGACAAGATGCTGGTTGACTCTATTGGAGATGTAACCATTACAAATGATGGTGCAACCATCCTAAAGGAAATTGATGTCCAACATCCGGCAGCAAAAATGATGGTGGAAATATCAAAAACCATCGACAATGAAGTAGGTGATGGAACAACATCCTCAGTCGTATTTGCAGGCGCATTATTGGAAAAAGCCGAACAACTGCTAGCAAAAGATGTCCACTCTTCTGTTATCATAGAGGGATATCAAGCAGCACAAGAAAAGGTCATGGAATTATTATCACAAATTGCAAAAAAAGTCGAGCCAACCGACGAGGAATCATTATTAAAAATAGCAACAACTAGCATGCAATCAAAACTAATCTCAGAAGACAGCGGTATTTTAGCAAAACTAGTAGTTGATGCAGTGTTAAGAGTAGCCGAAAAGAAAGGCGAAAAATACGTAGTTGATCTTGACAATATCAAAGTAGAAAAAAAGGCAGGCAGCTCAATTCAGGCAACAGAACTAGTCAAGGGTATAGTGCTAGACAAAGAGGTAGTTCACAGCGGAATGCCAACAAAAATTGAAAAGGCAAAGATCGCATTACTAAACGCAGCACTCGAGGTTGAGAAAACCGAAATGAGTGCAGAAATTAGAATTACAGATCCTACTCAAATGCAAATGTTCCTAGAGGAAGAAAACAGGATGCTCAAATCGATGGTAGACAAGCTGCAACGAGTCGGAGCAAACGTTCTGATCTGCCAAAAAGGAATTGATGATATCGCACAACACTATTTGGCAAAATATGGAATTTTATCAGTAAGACGCGTCAAGGAATCTGACATGACAAAACTAGCAAAGGCATCGGGCGGTAGGATCACAACAAACCTTGATGATATGACAGACAAAGACTTGGGCCATGCAGAACTGGTTCACCAAAAAAAGGTAGAATCTGACAAGTGGGTATTCATTGAAGGATGCAAGAATCCAAAATCCGTATCAATTTTGGTGCGCGGAGGCTCACAAAGAGTAGTAGATGAAGTTGACCGTTCCTTACATGACGCATTGATGGTAGTAAAGGATGTAATTGAGAAGCCAGCAATTGTTGCCGGCGGGGGTGCCCCAGAAGCATATTTGGCATCTCAGCTAAAAGAATGGTCTGATAATTTTGAGGGACGAGAGCAGCTTGCAATCAGAAAGTATGCTGAAGCACTGGAGGTAATCCCATTAACAATAGCAGAAAATGCTGGAATGGATCCAATTGATACCATGGCAACTCTGAGAGCAAGACAGAGCAATGGCAGAAAGTGGGCCGGAATAAATGCAAAGGAAGGCAAAATAGATGACATGCTGTCTCTGAATATAGTAGAGCCAGTTGCAGTAAAAGAGCAGATCTCAAAATCTGCAACCGAGGCCGCGTGCATGATTCTGCGAATAGATGACGTTATTGCAGTTTCTGGCAAAAAATAA
- the asd gene encoding aspartate-semialdehyde dehydrogenase has protein sequence MMKKRVAILGATGAVGQEFLLSLENHPWFEVTQLAASERSAGKKYIDAIRDPNSGIIKWQVGGDVPKYARDMMVTSIDQVKVSDLDLVFSAVESDAARDIETKFAKDIPVVSTSSAYRYEEDVPILIPGINDDHVELIEAQKKNRNWKGYVLPLPNCTTTGLAITMKPLYDTYGAKKVIMTSMQAISGAGRSPGVSALDVTDNLIPYIPKEEGKVRVETAKILGKLKDGKIIPADIRVSCTCTRVPVIDGHTESVFVETSKTAKLDDVKHTISEFSDHISVTGLPSAPKDYLVVHEDPTRPQPRIDRQINDGMTTSIGRLEEDTIFDNGVKYVLFSHNKKMGSAKGAVLLAEMLYKKGKI, from the coding sequence TTGATGAAGAAGCGCGTAGCAATACTTGGTGCGACTGGAGCCGTAGGGCAGGAATTCCTCTTATCGCTGGAAAACCACCCTTGGTTTGAGGTAACACAGCTAGCGGCATCTGAGAGATCGGCTGGCAAAAAATACATTGACGCAATCCGCGATCCAAACTCGGGCATTATAAAATGGCAAGTAGGTGGCGATGTTCCAAAATATGCACGCGACATGATGGTAACATCAATTGACCAAGTCAAGGTATCTGATCTGGACTTGGTGTTTTCCGCAGTGGAATCCGATGCTGCCCGAGACATAGAGACCAAATTTGCCAAGGACATCCCAGTGGTATCTACTTCTTCAGCATACAGGTATGAGGAGGACGTTCCAATTTTGATTCCAGGAATTAATGATGATCATGTAGAGCTAATAGAGGCACAAAAGAAAAACAGGAACTGGAAGGGCTATGTTTTACCCCTGCCAAACTGCACCACAACCGGCCTTGCCATAACCATGAAGCCTCTCTATGACACCTATGGCGCAAAAAAAGTAATCATGACATCAATGCAGGCAATCTCGGGCGCCGGAAGATCTCCTGGAGTATCTGCATTAGATGTCACAGATAATCTAATTCCATACATTCCAAAGGAAGAAGGAAAGGTTCGAGTAGAGACTGCCAAAATATTGGGCAAGCTAAAGGATGGTAAAATCATACCAGCAGACATTAGAGTAAGCTGTACATGCACACGAGTTCCAGTAATTGATGGCCACACAGAATCTGTATTTGTAGAGACTTCCAAGACTGCAAAACTAGATGATGTAAAGCATACCATATCAGAGTTTTCTGATCACATCAGCGTCACTGGATTGCCGTCTGCTCCAAAAGACTATTTGGTAGTGCATGAGGATCCGACACGACCACAACCAAGAATTGACAGACAAATCAATGATGGCATGACTACATCGATAGGCAGACTGGAAGAAGACACCATATTTGATAATGGCGTCAAGTACGTTTTGTTCTCACACAACAAAAAGATGGGCTCAGCAAAAGGTGCGGTTCTGCTAGCAGAGATGCTATACAAAAAAGGAAAAATTTAG
- a CDS encoding Lrp/AsnC family transcriptional regulator — MSIPRLSEKIKVNPSVVYSRIKRLTKKKLIERFTIIVNDKELGYGVKALTGINMDSKFRDGIIDELFKIKGVREISEVTGRFDIIVTMYAQNLSEMHKLISEGIGRIQGVLASESFIEMKRRTKTMPYNHST; from the coding sequence ATTTCCATCCCAAGGCTCTCTGAGAAAATAAAGGTCAACCCGTCAGTTGTATATTCTCGAATCAAAAGACTCACCAAGAAAAAACTGATCGAGCGATTCACCATCATTGTTAATGATAAAGAGCTTGGCTATGGAGTCAAGGCACTCACTGGCATAAACATGGACTCTAAATTTCGTGATGGAATAATAGATGAATTATTCAAAATAAAGGGTGTTCGCGAAATATCAGAGGTCACCGGCAGATTTGATATTATAGTAACAATGTATGCCCAGAACCTATCAGAAATGCACAAGCTGATATCAGAAGGAATTGGCAGAATTCAGGGAGTGCTGGCATCGGAATCCTTCATAGAGATGAAGCGCAGAACCAAGACCATGCCTTATAATCACTCGACATGA
- a CDS encoding adenine deaminase — protein sequence MGDKKTDIILKNCSLVNVYTREINKNIQVAIIKDRIAYVGPDATHAAGNHTTIIDLEGKYLTPGFADPHVHIDQFVLPSELAKQSLLCGTTSLFSDPIDIVSVCGFRGLKEFVRICSGLPIRIFSVSPGGLPVDRRFSHGKTLSIPQDKAALKLDDVVGLGEVFSWTKVTTRDPQTMKKLANMLDHNCIINGHTAGASDKKLNAYISSGIFSCHEPIDYDQTIERLRLGMWVMMREGSIRRDLKNIIPQIIANRPYLARLMFCSDGLDPLDISQYGHIDHCIRETIKLGMNPIDAITCASRTSFDYYGMGKDLGGIAPGKLADMLVFDDLEQKPRKVFVGGKLVASNGSIVTKIRKDILPAWITNTVKLRPFSESDFVIKSKGQSRMVNVIEMETEIITKLSSAELSVQDENVLASQEKDVWKVAAFDRIYGSGKSAIGFLKNFGAQIGAFASTWSFHENDLILIGSSEKDMAFAANHLIKSQGGMVIVKDGKVLSFLPLAVAGIISKNPFDDVLRRFVDLNQTLKDHGCRFPRPHLMPLFLPFLALPSVRILHSGIIDVKKRSVVSPLA from the coding sequence ATGGGCGACAAAAAAACCGACATTATTCTAAAAAACTGCTCACTCGTTAATGTCTACACCAGAGAGATAAACAAGAACATCCAAGTTGCAATAATCAAAGACAGAATCGCCTATGTTGGCCCAGACGCAACACATGCCGCAGGGAATCATACTACCATAATAGATCTGGAGGGAAAATACCTCACGCCTGGATTTGCAGATCCTCATGTACATATCGACCAGTTTGTCTTACCATCAGAGCTTGCAAAACAGTCCTTGCTCTGTGGAACTACTAGTCTTTTTTCCGATCCTATTGATATTGTGAGTGTCTGCGGGTTTAGAGGACTAAAAGAATTTGTCCGTATTTGCTCTGGTCTGCCGATTAGAATTTTTTCAGTCTCGCCTGGCGGGTTGCCAGTTGACAGAAGATTTAGCCACGGCAAGACCTTATCCATACCACAAGACAAGGCCGCACTAAAACTGGATGATGTGGTGGGGCTAGGTGAGGTGTTCTCTTGGACAAAGGTAACCACACGAGACCCGCAAACAATGAAAAAACTGGCAAACATGCTGGATCACAACTGCATAATTAATGGCCACACCGCAGGTGCATCTGATAAGAAGCTAAATGCGTACATTTCCTCTGGGATATTTTCGTGCCATGAGCCAATCGATTATGATCAAACAATAGAGAGACTGCGCCTTGGAATGTGGGTGATGATGAGGGAAGGCTCAATTCGGAGAGACCTCAAAAACATCATACCGCAAATCATTGCAAACCGGCCATATCTTGCAAGGCTAATGTTTTGCTCAGACGGGCTGGATCCACTGGATATCTCTCAGTATGGCCACATTGATCACTGTATAAGGGAGACAATCAAGCTTGGAATGAATCCAATTGACGCCATAACATGTGCGTCTCGAACCTCTTTTGATTATTATGGCATGGGTAAAGATCTGGGCGGAATTGCGCCGGGCAAGCTTGCAGACATGCTAGTCTTTGATGATTTGGAGCAAAAGCCAAGAAAGGTCTTTGTCGGAGGAAAATTGGTCGCCTCAAATGGAAGTATAGTTACAAAAATACGAAAAGACATTTTGCCTGCATGGATTACAAATACAGTCAAGCTAAGACCCTTCTCAGAATCTGATTTTGTGATAAAAAGCAAGGGCCAATCTAGGATGGTAAATGTAATAGAAATGGAAACTGAAATCATAACAAAACTATCCTCTGCGGAGCTATCCGTACAAGATGAGAATGTTCTTGCATCTCAGGAGAAAGACGTTTGGAAGGTAGCTGCATTTGATAGGATTTATGGTTCTGGCAAATCCGCAATAGGGTTTTTAAAGAATTTTGGGGCTCAAATAGGAGCATTTGCGTCAACTTGGAGCTTTCATGAAAACGATCTCATATTGATAGGCTCTAGCGAAAAAGACATGGCATTTGCTGCAAACCACCTGATAAAATCCCAAGGAGGAATGGTAATAGTAAAAGATGGCAAAGTGCTGTCTTTTCTGCCACTTGCAGTGGCCGGAATAATATCAAAAAATCCATTTGATGATGTACTGAGAAGATTTGTCGATCTAAACCAGACCCTCAAAGATCACGGATGCAGGTTTCCAAGGCCGCACCTGATGCCGTTGTTTTTGCCGTTTCTTGCCTTACCCTCGGTTAGGATTCTGCATTCTGGCATAATCGATGTAAAAAAGCGATCTGTGGTATCGCCTCTGGCCTAG